ATCGCGAGGACGGTCGCGGATCGTGGATCAGAAGTGCCCATGATGATGCTCACCACGTCACCGGGGAACGCGACGAACGTGAGAAAGAGCGGGAAGGCGGCGATGTAGATCCACTTCGTCGTCACCTTATACACTCGGTCGACTTCCTCGCGGTTGCTGTCGTCGTCGAGTCGCGAGGCGAGCGGCATGTAGAGAAATCCGAACACCGAGAGGATCACGGGGAGGCCGGCGGCGAGTGGGTAACCGTACTGGTACACACCGGCGGCGTTCGGGGCTTCGGCGAGCGCACCGAGCATGATGGTGTCGATCTGTGAGAGCATCGACGAGACGGCCGAGGCGATCACCAGCGGGGCGGAAAACCGCAACAGCGCCCCTGCATGCGTCCGGAACGGGCCACGGAGCGGGAGGAGTCGATTCAGGAGGACGTGTGCGACCACGAATGCGACACCCGCCGCGACGATGTAGGCGTATCCTGCGGCGAACACGCCGAGACCGAACCCGAACAGGAGGAGAAGGAGCAGTCCTACTCGGAGTCCGTTGTAGAGCAGATCGTACGCGTAGGTCCGGTAGATGGTGTTCTCGTGGCCACGGATCGCGCCGACGGCGATCCGCATTCCGACGACGAGCGGGATCGCCACGGCGAACAGCACGGGAACCAACACCGAAACGTTGGGGTCGAAGACCACGTCACGGATCCACTCTCTGGCGAGAACGAGGCCCGCGGCGATCGAAACTGCGGCGATCCCGGCGATCACGAGGCCGGTCACCCACACCCCACGGACGTCTCGATCGTCCTGGAACCGGGACATGAACCGGGGAATTCCCTGAGAAAAGCCGACGAGTGCGACCGTCGAACTGAACGTCAGCATCGAGAAACCGAGGCTAAACGCGTCGTAAGCTGGTGTCGAAAGAACGTTGGCCAGAAGGGTCTTCTCGAACAGCTTCGAGAACGACCCGAACAGGCTGCCGACGAGCACGAGGCTGGCGCTCGACACCAGCGACGAGAGGTTCGCGTCGTCCGCGGCAGCCGAGCCCTCACCGGCCATCGTCTACTCCCGTTAATCGCGTCATCGAGACCAGTGTCGACGGGCATTTTCGGCGGGCTGTGCGACGAGGATCATCATTCGATGGATCTCCGCGGCGTCAAAATAGCGTTTCGTTCTCGTTGGCTCTCGTGGGGTCATCGAACACGGCGGCGTGCCGGCGGTAATCAGAGGACATAAGGACGGATGGGCTGGGAGAAGTAGTATATGCCGAGCCGTGGATCGGGACCGGACACGCTCCTCGTCGGACTCGACGCGGCCTGTGAGCCGGTGCTCGACCGGCTGTTCGATGCGGGAGCCGACCTTCCGCATCTACGAGCGATCCTCGACGACGGCGCAAGCGGCCCCTTGGAGTCCCAGGTCCCGCCGTGGACTGCGAGCGCGTGGCCGTCGCTGTACACCGGGACGAACCCCGGAAAACACGGCGTGTTCGGCTTTCTCGATTTCGATGGCTACGACTGGGACGTGGTGAACGCCACCGATGTCCGCGAGCGCGCGCTCTGGGAACTCCTCGATTCACAGGGGTTGTCGAGCGTCGTCGTCAACGTTCCCGTGACCCACCCGCCCAGGGAGTTCGACGGCGCGCTCGTTCCGGGCTACGTCGCTCCCGACGACCCAGCCTGTCATCCCGCGGGCCTCCTCCGCGAGGTTCGCGAGGCGATCGGTGAATATCGGGTCTACCCCCGTCATACCGGCGGGAGCGAGACCACGACTACCGAGAAAGTCGCCGAGTACCGCGACACGATCGAGATGCGTGGCGACGCGTTCCGGTACCTCGAAGACCGATTCGCGCCCGACTTCGGGTTCGTGGAGTTTCAGGCGACCGACACCGTCTTTCACGAGTGTCCCGGCGACTTCGACGCCGTTCGGGCTGTCTACGAGGCGGTCGACGAGCAGATCGGTGCGATCCTCGACGCGTGCGATCCCGGTACCGTCGTCGTTGCCAGCGATCACGGGATCGGCGAGTACACCGGCTACGACGTGCGGCTCAACACGCTCCTCCGAGACGCGGGGTTCACCGAAACCGCCCGCGGCGGGCGTGGGATGCCGTCGTGGGACGTCATTCGGGATGAGCAGTTTCTCGACGACGGCTCGGGGGACGAAGGCGACGAGCGCGACAGTGACAGCAGTGCCGGCGGACCGAACGACAGTGAGACAAACCTTCTCGAACGCGCGATGGAGACGGCCGCGCGTGCCGGCGTCACGAGCCAGCGCGTCGGACGGGTGCTCGAACGTCTGGGACTCGCGGAGGTCGTCGTGCGCCACGTTCCAAAAGGGATGATCCGTGCCGGAACCGAACAGGTCGACTTCCCCGCCTCGCAGGCGTACGCCCGCTCGCACATCGAGTGCGGAATCCGACTCAACGTCGCGGGCCGCGAGCCCGATGGCGTCGTCCCTCGCGAGGAGTACGACGCGGTGCGTGAGGCGATCATCGATCTCCTCTCGGATCTCGAAACACCCGATGGGAAACCGGCGTTCGACGATGTCGCGCGCCGCGAGGCGTACTTCGAGGGAGGGGAGGCCGAGCGCGCGGTCGACGTCGTGGTCGTCCCACGAGCGTTCGATCAGTTCCTCTCAACGCAACTGCGCGAGACGGCGTTCGGCCCGCCGACCGAACCCTACAACCACAAGCGCGACGGGCTGATCGCCGCCACAGGCGAGGGGATCGATGATGGGGCGTCGCTCGCGGGCGCGCACCTGTTCGACGTCGCGCCGACGGTGCTCGCGACCCTCGGGCTGGCCCGCGGTGAGCACATGGACGGCGACGTGCTGGCGCTCGTCGAGTCGATGGGTGAGCGCGCGTACCCGGAACTCGACGAGCGCGACCGCGAGGCAACCGACGAACGCGCCGTCGAGCAACGACTCTCGGACCTGGGATACCTTTGATATGAGCATCGAGATCACGAAAGCGACCGACGACGAACTGGACGACTGGAACCGCTACGTGGAGCGATCGCCCCACGCCAACCCCTTCCATCGGCTGGGAAGTCTCGAAACGATGGCCGACCACGCGAACGCCGATCTCCACCCCTTGATCGGATTCAAGGGCCAGGAACCTGTGGGGATCTTCCCGATCTTCGAGATCGAGCGCATGGGGGTTTCGACGGTGTTCTCACCGCCGCCAGATCTCCTGGTTCCCTATCTCGGCCCGGCGCTGTGCAACGTCGAGAAGCTGAAACAGCGCAAGCGCGAGCGCCGCCACGAGAAGTTCATCGATGGGTGTTTCGAGTGGCTCGATCGGGCATGTGATCCGCGCTACGTCCATCTCAACACCGATCCTCGATACGACGACTTCCGACCCCTGGGATGGAACGGGCTGGAAGCCTCACCGAACTACTCCTATCGGGTCGATCTCACGCCGGGTGCGGACGATCTCCTGAAACGCTTCAGCAGCGACGCCCGGAGCAACGTCAAGAACGGTGCTCCTGAACACTGTACGATCGAGGAGGGCGGCGAGGACGCGATCCGCCGGATCGTGACCCAGGTTTCCCGGCGCTACGACGCTCAGGACGAGTACTACGCCGTCACGCCGGCGTTCGTGATCGACCTCCGCGAGCGCCTGCCCGACGGCTGTGTCCGGGCGTACGTCTGTCGGGTCGACGGCCGGTTCGTCGGCGGGATGATCACGCTGGAGGACGACGACATCATCTACCGGTGGCAGGGCGGCGCGAAACACGACGCTGACGTGGCCGCGAACGATCTGGTCGACTGGCACATCATGCGGGACGCCATAGACAGGGACATCGACGGCTACGATCTCGTCGGGGCGAACTCGCGGCGACTCAACGGGTACAAGGCGAAGTTCAATCCCGAACTCCGCACCTACCACCAGGCCGAACGCGCGGGGCCGGCGCTCCAGGTCGCACGCGAAGCGTATCTCCGCCTTCGCTAAGCGTCCCTCCGCCTTCTGTTGGATCTGCGCGGCTGCGGCCGCGTTGTGTCGCGGTCGTGGCGTCGCTGCTGACTGTTCTCGATCGTTTTTCGACGATCAGTGACGCGACGAACGGCGGCCGACGAGGCGGGCGAACAGCCCGGTTCCCGGCCGGCCATCACGGAACCAGAGCAGGAGGACGCTTCCGAGCACGAGGAGTTCGACCGCGACGAACAGCAATCCCTTCGGACTGGCCAGCTGGCCGAGGTAATCCTGGAAGTAGTACCACGCGTTCGTCAGTATGCCCGCTCCCGCGCCGGGTCCGACGATCGGGTTCGATACGTCCACGCCGGGTCGGGCGACTGCGGGCCAGAACAGGAACCAGTAGGACGCATCGCCGCCGAGAACGATCGATGGGAGAACATCTCCGGGGAGGTGTGTGAGATAGCCCACCGTGAACGCGATCGCGGGCTCGGTTCGACCGATGCGCCATCCGACGACGAGCACGAGCGCGGCCAGGGGGATGGCGACGAACAGCGAGTGGGCGAACACGCCGGCGGGCAGCACGTCGAGCGCCCACGACAGCGGCTTGTCGACGAGATCGGGGAACTGCGTCCCGACGACGACCGCCAGCGTTGCGGGGCCGTTCGGTGTGCGGCCCCGGAGGTGGGCGAACAGCGAGTAACACAGGTAGCCGACCGCGAGATGTTCCCACGGGAACATGGCGTTCAGCCGCCACCGCCGCTGCCGCTGCCGTTACCGCCTCCGCCGCCACCACCGCTGCCGTTACCGCCAGTACCGCCTCCGCCGCCACCCCCGGCACCGCTACCACCGCCGCCCCCGGAACCGCCTCCGCCACCGGCACTGCCGGCTCCGCCGCTGCCGACGATGTCGACCGACAGATGCGTGGTCACGTCGGCGTTGCGAGTGGTGGGGTTCTGTGGCGGATCGCCCTCGTAGAGGAGATAGGTGAGCTGGAGGCGCTCGCCGGCCACGTCCGGGGTGATTCGGTGCTGGCGCTGCCACGTCCGGTTTTCGGGGACGGTCGGCGATCTGAACCGCGTGAGCTCGCTCCGGCCGACGACCTCGCCGGCGTCGTTGAGCCGCTGGAGTTGGGCCACCACCGTGTAGTTCGTCGCTTTCCCTTCGTGATTCTGTACTTCGAGTGTGTACGGTTGGCTCGCCTCACCAGCGGTGAGCGTGACGTTTTCGTGGACGGTTTCGAGTCCGCTATCGTCACCCTCGCTCAGGAGTGCCACGTTGGTGGTGGTCTCGCCGTCTTTCGGCACTGTGAGCGCGTAGCTCATGCTCACGGCGGCGACGAGGATACTGAGGATCAACACGGCGTTGAGCAGCACGTCGGCCGGCGAGCCCGAGAGCCCGTCGGCGAAATCGTCGATCCAGTAGCCGACCGGCACCGCGAACCGTTCCGAGCGCGGGAGGCGGAGCCGGCGGACGATCCCGGCGATCGCGAACACCAGAGAGAACACCACCACGATCCCGACGATCGGTCCGGTTCGGTACGGCGAGCCGGTGCCGAGCAGCGTGGCACCCAGATCGATAGCGAGCGCGAGCAGCGGCGCGATGAACAGGCTGAGACCAAAGGATAGCGCGAGTCGCTCGCCCCAGCGAACGCCGCGTTCTTGGATCGAGCGCGCGCTGTCGTAGCGTTGGGAGAGCCGCGAGAGCGAATTACTCCGATCGGCCGTCCGTGACGGCCGTCCGGGAAACAGCGCCGCCACCAGCGCGTAGCCCGGGACGATCAACAGTAGCGGAAGACCGAGAACGGCGCGAACAACCGTCGGAAGGCCGCCGACGATCGCGATCAGTCCGCCCGCGACCACGGTGTACAGGACGAGGACGAGGAGATCGCCCGGCAGTCCGCGGAGTCCCGACGCGTCGCTGTCGTAGCGTTCGATCGTCGTATCGTTGCCGGTGAGCGGGTCGCGGGACACCGTTGGGACTACTACCGAACAGACTCCTAAAAATTTGGCTATCCGTGGTTTCTCGGCGTCGTTCGGCGACTGCGGGGTCGAGCCGCTCCGTTCACGCCCCGACACTGGTTGGTACGATACCGTTACTACTGCAAAAGCTATGTATATGGAAGTAAACGATACGCACTCGTTATATTCCTCCAGCGAGTAGTCGCTATCAACGGGGTGACTGCAATGGCAGAGGATTGGGATACGGTAAGCTACGTGATCCGGTCGCAGTACCGGGTGGACGTGCTCGAACGACTGGCGGAGGGCCCGGCGACGCCATCGCGGATCGCCGCGGACAAGGACATCGCCATCGCGCACGTCTCGCGCGCGCTCGGTGGACTCCGCGAGGACGACCGCGACATGGTCGAGCTGCTGGTCTCCGAGGACCAGAAGAAAGGTCGGGTGTATGGGATCACCGACAAGGGCGAGCGCGTCTGGGACCGCCTCCAGTCCGAAGGCATGATCTGATCGGCTGCGTTGCAGTCACCACCGATCCGACTGACTTCGTCGCCCTGGCCGCTTCGCTGCTGTCCCGGCGGCGGACAAACGGCATTTATATCAGTCCGCGTCGAGCAGCCCATCGCAATGAGTGGAGATGCAGGAACGCGCGATCGAAGCGGTGCTAGCGTTCGGTTACGGATCGCGAGCATCGCGCTCGCGCTCGTCGTCGTCGGCTCCGTGGTCGCCGTCGTGCCCGCGGCGGCACAGGACAGTGCGGAGCAAAACGGTTCGGACACGTTCATCGTCCAGCAGGGCGACAGATGTACCGAGATCACCGCCCTCGGCGACGGCTCGCAGTCGGTCGAGGAGTTCTACGACTACCGCTCGCCGGTCACGGATCAGGAAGGTCTCTACAGCTCCTACGGCACGACCGACATCCAGCAGAGCCAGGTCAGTCAAATGTTCGTCTATCGCGGGAGCGAGGGGCTGAGTCTCGTCTTCCTCCACGACCAGTTCGGCGACGAGAGCGGCGGGTTCGTCGCCACTGGCGACGTTTCGGGGCTCCCGGCGAACGGCGAGTGGGCCGTCGAGGACGACACCTACAACAACCGTGACGACATCTTCGAGCACCAGAACGGGTCGAGCCACATCGAGTGGTTCTCGAACGGCAACCGGACCGACGGAGCCGCGTTCCGCGGGCTCGGGAGTGCGGAGTATCGGACGATCACCGCCGACGTGCAGTTCAACGAGGAAGCGGACACCTACCCCTTCGAGGAGTGGGACGGCAGCCCCGAGGACAACCAGATCGAACGCTGGATCCTCCGCTCCGGTTCGGGCGACACCACCGAACTCGACATGAGTCAACCTGTGGAGATCAGCCCCGGCACCTGTAGTGGTGGTGTCGAGACGTACACGCCGACACCGACGTCCGAAGCGAACGGCACCGCAAACGAGACTACCGACGTCGGAACGACGGGCACTGAAACGACGGCGACTGAAACGACGGGGGCGACCACGACCCAGACCGCCACGGCGACGGCGACCCCGACACAGACACCGACCACAACCCCAACGCCGACCGCCACTGAAACCTCAACCCCGACCCAGACGGCCACCCCGACCGCGACCGAGATGGCGACAGCCACCTCCTCCGCAGCCGACGACACGACAGCGGCGAACGACAGCGCCACAACGACCGGCGGCGACGGGAACAGCGGCGCGTTCGGTCCCGGATTCGGCATCGTGACGGCGCTCGTGGCGGCGATCGCCCTCATCGCGGCGGCCGGACTCGCACGCCGACGGGACTGACTCGCCGATCGCCTACCGACTGCACGACAGTTTTTCGGCAAGCCTAAAAGTTCAAGTACGGCCGGTCCCGAGCGGCGTTCGATGCAGCAGATCGCCGATACGGACAGCCAGGGAGACGAGGAGTACACTTTCGATGACGTGAGCGTCGTGATGGGAACGTACAACGAGGAGGCCGCCGTCGGTGGCGTGCTCGCGGCCATCGACGACACCACGGACGGCGCGGCCGAAGTCGTCTGCGTGGATAGTTCGACCGATCGAACGCCCGAAATCGCGCGCGAACACGGCGCGCGCGTCGTCGAACAGGAGCCACAGGGCTACGGCGTCGCGGTGAGCGCGGCGCTCGCGGCGGCCGATCGTCCCGTGGTGGTGACGACCGACTGCGACGGCACTTATCCGATGGAGCGACTGCCCGACTTCCTCGACGCGATCAACGCGGGCCACGACGTGGTGAGCGGCGATCGACTGTACCACGGAGCCGACACGATGCCGCCGTTCAACCGCCTCGGCAACCACGCGTTCGCCCTCCTCGCGAGCGTCCTGCTCGGCGAGCGCGTCCACGACACCACCACCGGGATGCGTGCGTACCGACGCGAGGTCATCGATGCGATCGAGTGGACCGAAAACACCGGCCTCTCGGCGGAGCTGCTCATCCGACCGCTCGCACGCGGCTACGACGTCCGCGAAACCCCGATCGAGTACGGCGAGCGTCGTGGCGAGACCACGCTCGACCCGCTCGCTGGCGGGGCAGCGATCGCGCGCTCGATCGTCGACGTCTGTCTCGAAGAGCGCCGCCGGTAGCGCCCCGATCCGACGGCGCGAGCGTCATCCTTCCGAGGTCGCCGAACCGTTCGCCGTCCGCGTCGTCAGCCCTGTTTCGACGAACACCCCGGGAGGCGTCGCACCGACGGTGCCGCGTCCGCCGCCACAGCGAAAGTCCGGACAGACCTCGGTCGTGGGCGGGAGGACACGGAGGCCGTTCCTCCCGCCGTCGAGCGGCATGACGAGTCGGTAGCCGAACCCGCCAGCAGGACCTTCGTTGACGAACACCGACAGCGTGAGCGAGTCCTGGCCCTCGAGGGATACCGCGCTGCCGTTCACGGCGGTGACGTTCCCCGTCAGCCGCGCGCGCTCGTCGGCAACGAGGCCGAGATCGAGACTCCCGTTCGCGGGCGAGCCGGCGTAGTACGCCTGTTCGTTCCCGTTGGCGAGTCGAACCGAGACGCTCT
The Halococcus salifodinae DSM 8989 genome window above contains:
- a CDS encoding GNAT family N-acetyltransferase, which produces MSIEITKATDDELDDWNRYVERSPHANPFHRLGSLETMADHANADLHPLIGFKGQEPVGIFPIFEIERMGVSTVFSPPPDLLVPYLGPALCNVEKLKQRKRERRHEKFIDGCFEWLDRACDPRYVHLNTDPRYDDFRPLGWNGLEASPNYSYRVDLTPGADDLLKRFSSDARSNVKNGAPEHCTIEEGGEDAIRRIVTQVSRRYDAQDEYYAVTPAFVIDLRERLPDGCVRAYVCRVDGRFVGGMITLEDDDIIYRWQGGAKHDADVAANDLVDWHIMRDAIDRDIDGYDLVGANSRRLNGYKAKFNPELRTYHQAERAGPALQVAREAYLRLR
- a CDS encoding metal-dependent hydrolase, with protein sequence MFPWEHLAVGYLCYSLFAHLRGRTPNGPATLAVVVGTQFPDLVDKPLSWALDVLPAGVFAHSLFVAIPLAALVLVVGWRIGRTEPAIAFTVGYLTHLPGDVLPSIVLGGDASYWFLFWPAVARPGVDVSNPIVGPGAGAGILTNAWYYFQDYLGQLASPKGLLFVAVELLVLGSVLLLWFRDGRPGTGLFARLVGRRSSRH
- a CDS encoding DUF1616 domain-containing protein — encoded protein: MSRDPLTGNDTTIERYDSDASGLRGLPGDLLVLVLYTVVAGGLIAIVGGLPTVVRAVLGLPLLLIVPGYALVAALFPGRPSRTADRSNSLSRLSQRYDSARSIQERGVRWGERLALSFGLSLFIAPLLALAIDLGATLLGTGSPYRTGPIVGIVVVFSLVFAIAGIVRRLRLPRSERFAVPVGYWIDDFADGLSGSPADVLLNAVLILSILVAAVSMSYALTVPKDGETTTNVALLSEGDDSGLETVHENVTLTAGEASQPYTLEVQNHEGKATNYTVVAQLQRLNDAGEVVGRSELTRFRSPTVPENRTWQRQHRITPDVAGERLQLTYLLYEGDPPQNPTTRNADVTTHLSVDIVGSGGAGSAGGGGGSGGGGGSGAGGGGGGGTGGNGSGGGGGGGNGSGSGGGG
- a CDS encoding alkaline phosphatase family protein, whose product is MPSRGSGPDTLLVGLDAACEPVLDRLFDAGADLPHLRAILDDGASGPLESQVPPWTASAWPSLYTGTNPGKHGVFGFLDFDGYDWDVVNATDVRERALWELLDSQGLSSVVVNVPVTHPPREFDGALVPGYVAPDDPACHPAGLLREVREAIGEYRVYPRHTGGSETTTTEKVAEYRDTIEMRGDAFRYLEDRFAPDFGFVEFQATDTVFHECPGDFDAVRAVYEAVDEQIGAILDACDPGTVVVASDHGIGEYTGYDVRLNTLLRDAGFTETARGGRGMPSWDVIRDEQFLDDGSGDEGDERDSDSSAGGPNDSETNLLERAMETAARAGVTSQRVGRVLERLGLAEVVVRHVPKGMIRAGTEQVDFPASQAYARSHIECGIRLNVAGREPDGVVPREEYDAVREAIIDLLSDLETPDGKPAFDDVARREAYFEGGEAERAVDVVVVPRAFDQFLSTQLRETAFGPPTEPYNHKRDGLIAATGEGIDDGASLAGAHLFDVAPTVLATLGLARGEHMDGDVLALVESMGERAYPELDERDREATDERAVEQRLSDLGYL
- a CDS encoding winged helix-turn-helix domain-containing protein, translated to MAEDWDTVSYVIRSQYRVDVLERLAEGPATPSRIAADKDIAIAHVSRALGGLREDDRDMVELLVSEDQKKGRVYGITDKGERVWDRLQSEGMI
- a CDS encoding oligosaccharide flippase family protein translates to MAGEGSAAADDANLSSLVSSASLVLVGSLFGSFSKLFEKTLLANVLSTPAYDAFSLGFSMLTFSSTVALVGFSQGIPRFMSRFQDDRDVRGVWVTGLVIAGIAAVSIAAGLVLAREWIRDVVFDPNVSVLVPVLFAVAIPLVVGMRIAVGAIRGHENTIYRTYAYDLLYNGLRVGLLLLLLFGFGLGVFAAGYAYIVAAGVAFVVAHVLLNRLLPLRGPFRTHAGALLRFSAPLVIASAVSSMLSQIDTIMLGALAEAPNAAGVYQYGYPLAAGLPVILSVFGFLYMPLASRLDDDSNREEVDRVYKVTTKWIYIAAFPLFLTFVAFPGDVVSIIMGTSDPRSATVLAILSIGFFMSAANGRCQDTLSAFGYTGYILAVNTVTAVLNVALNVVLISTYGVVGAAVASAVSFFVLNATAMLVLWRTTGIAPFSKWTVRAFLVLPLGLFPPALVLSDVITLSVVTLPVFGVLASLAAVALVAVTGCLQAEDEVPIDLVEQRLGVRIPLIRRYIPSGTQRIDRDR
- a CDS encoding dolichyl-phosphate hexose transferase, with the protein product MQQIADTDSQGDEEYTFDDVSVVMGTYNEEAAVGGVLAAIDDTTDGAAEVVCVDSSTDRTPEIAREHGARVVEQEPQGYGVAVSAALAAADRPVVVTTDCDGTYPMERLPDFLDAINAGHDVVSGDRLYHGADTMPPFNRLGNHAFALLASVLLGERVHDTTTGMRAYRREVIDAIEWTENTGLSAELLIRPLARGYDVRETPIEYGERRGETTLDPLAGGAAIARSIVDVCLEERRR